The Halalkalicoccus subterraneus genome contains the following window.
TGAACTTCTCGGGGTACGTCCCCGAGGGCGACCTCGCGGCGCTCTACGATCGTGCCCGGACCGGAGCGAATCGGGAGAGCGCGCTCGAGGAGGCCTTCGCGCTGCTCGCGTCCGAACGCCCCGCGGATTTCCTCGTCTCCCCGGAGGCGATCGTCGGCTACCACTACTCGATCGTCGGGCCCGGGCAGGACGCCGACGGCCCCGAGTGGGACTGGGACTACCAGACGTGGTACTCGGGGCGGCGTTAACAGTCCGGGACGGACGCGTGGCTTATCCGGCTTCGTCGTCAACGGGAGATATGGCACGCGCACTGTTCGTCGTCAGCGAGGAGGGCTACTGGGGGGAGGAGTGTATCGAACCGCTCACGACGCTGTCGGACGCGGGCGTCGAGGTCACCGTCGCAACGCCGAGCGGCGCACCGCCGGTGATCGACGAGACCTCGCTCGACCCCGAAACGGTCGGCGAGGAGACGGCCGACTGGGTTCGGGACGTCCACGAAAGCGACGAGCGGCTGAACGACCCCGAGCCGCTCGCGGCGGTCGAAGCCGACGAGTACGACGCCGCCGTCTTCCCCGGCGGCCACGGGACGGTCTGGGACGTCAACCAGGACCGTGACGCACGGCGGATCCTCGCCGAGACGGTCGAGGCCGGAAACAAGGCGCTGGTGGTCTGTCACGCGGTCGGGATCCTCGCGTTTACGCGCGGATCGGACGGGTCGTTCCTCGTCGAGGATCGGGACGTCACCGGCTTCCCGAACGAGTGGGAGGAGGACACCGTCGAGGAACACGACGTCATGCCCGACGGGCGGAAACTGCCCTACTGGGTCGAAGAGGAAGTACTCGCGTCCGGCGGGAACTGGGACGCCGAACTCGATGCCGAGACGAGCGTCACCGTCGACGGAGACCTACTCACCGCTCGCGGCCCGGAATCCTCGGCCGAGGCCGCCCGGACGCTGCTCGAAGAACTAGGGATCGAACGTCCGGCCTGAGCCCAGCGGCGACGTCCACATCCCGGACCCGCACCCATTGACTCAAGCGACGAAAGGACCGTACGTTTCAAGCGCAACCACACGGAATAGCAAGCCGTCGGCGTATTCTCGCTCGGTACCCACGTGCCCCATGGACAAGGACGAACGGGGCAAGGTCATCTTCGCGCTCATCGCGGTATCGGTAGTGCTGGTCCTCGGGTACGTCGTCCTTCGGGCGACGATGGGTGCGTAGTTCCGTCGTGTCGAGTCTATCGATTTTCGAACGGAGCCGCCAGTGCTCAACTGCTGGGTCCGGAAACCGTAACCGGCGATAGACCACAACTGCGCGAAGGTCGGTCACTTCGCGTTCTCGGTCTCGTATTCGACGTTCCTCCGTACCCACCGTTCGCGAAGTTGCTCGCAGCAGAAGTATAGCGGGAGGCTGATTCGAACCACGGTCGCTCGCACACCTCGCTCCTCAGTTCGAATCAACTCGTCGAATCTTCCGAATTCAGCACTCGCTCGTCGTATCACTCCTCGCTCGTGAGTTGGCTTCGGAAGAAGTAGCGGGAGGTAGATTTGAACTACCGATCTGCGGGTTATGAGCCCGCCGGAATCTCCTGGCTATCCCATCCCGCTACCAGTTCCTATCGGAGTGTCGTAGTTAAGGGTTGTGATTCAGAAATCGCAGGCGGGCAGGACGGTCGGGCGGGCAAACGCCTTTGGCGGTGGCCCACCGAGAGAGGCCATGACACGGATTGCGCTGATCGCGCACGACGAGAAGAAACCGGACCTGATCGAGTTCGTCCGCCAGCACGAGAAGCGCCTCGGCGAGTGCGACCTCATCGGAACGGGAACGACGGGAAAGCGGATCACCGAGGAGACGTCCCTGAGCGTCGAGCGCATGGCGTCGGGCCCGCTCGGCGGGGACATGATGATCGGGGCGGAGGTCGCAAAGGAAGCGCTCGACGGCGTGATCTTCCTACGCGACCCGCTTCGCGCTCAGCCCCACGAGCCCGACATCACGGCACTGTTGCGGATCTGTGACGTCCACGACACGCCGCTCGCGACGAACCTCGCGAGCGCAGCCTGTCTGATCGAGGGCATTTAGACGGAGGGAGTGCCACGCTTTTGGACGATATCGACCGCCTCGGCGTCGATCGTCTCGACGTCGAGGAAGTGGGGAACGTAGTTTCGCTTCTCGAAGTCCATGCGCTCGTCCTCGGTCCCGATGACACACCACAGCTGTGGTTGCTCCGGGCCGTGCCAGTCACCGTTTCGCGAGATCGAAAAGAGGACCATCTCCTGGCCGTCGTAGTTGATGATCCCGTCCTTTCGGACGCCGGGGTCCCCGTGGATGATCAGGCGCTTCATGGCCCCGAGTTCGGCGGATGACGGATTAAGCGCTTCGAATGATCGACAACGCTTTCCTTTCGACGGTGGTAGCCACGCCAAATGAATCGCTTCCTGCGTGCGATAAGCGCCGGTCTCGCCGCGACGACCGTGATGTCGCTCGTGTTCCTGTTCAGTCAGGTCCAGACACGCCAGCAGCTCGGTGCTCCCGAGGCGATCGCCCGGTTCGCGGGCGTGCCCGAACACCACATCATCGGGTTCGCGATCTTCGCCGCAGCCGGCGTTCTCCTATGGCCCGTCGTCTTCGTCTTCGCCCGCGATCTACTTGCGAACCTTCCCGGCGGCCGCGACGCGGTCGGTCAGGGGCTACTGTTCGGGCTGCTGTTGTGGGTGCTGTTTTTGATCCTTGGAACCGGCGAACTGACGTGGCCGTTCGTGATTCTGTACCTCTTTTTCACCCTGATCGGGCATCTCGTCTACGGGTTCACCCTCGGGTTCGGTTACGAGCGGTTGGCCTAATCGCGGCCTTCGTGGGGCTGATCGCCGGTCGTCTGCACCTGTTCGAGGCGGTTCTCGAACCACTCCCACTCCTTCGTGAACTGGCCGTGTTCTTTGAGCCCCCAGACGTCCGCGTCCATCACGATCCGTCCCGCCCGGTAGGACTGGATCATGTTGTACAGCCAGATCACCTGTCCGAGGGCGATCAGGGCGGCCCCGATCGAGGCGGTGATCTGTAGCGGGAGAAACTCCGCCGGATAGCTCGCGGACCGACGCGGTAGCCCGAGCATCCCGAGGAGCAACATCCCGAACGACAGCAGGTTCACCCCGATAAAGGACAGCCAGAAGTGCGCCGCCGCGAGGCGCTTGTCGTACATCCGACGGCTCATCAGCGGGAACCAGTAGTAGACGGCCGCGAAGACGGCAAAGGGAATCGTCCCGGTGATGAAGAAGTGGAAGTGACCCACGACGTAGTAGGTGCCGTGATACAGCAGGTCGACGGGGATCGATCCGAGGAACACCCCCGTCACGCCGCCGAAGATGAGCGTCGAGATGCCGCCGATACAGAACAACATCGGCGCTTCGAGCCGGATGTCCCCGGTCCACAGCGTCGTGATCCAGTTGAAGACCTTTACCGCGGTCGGGACTGCGATCGCGATCGTCACCGCCATGAACGCACCCCTGAGCTGCGGGTCGATACCCGTCGAAAACATGTGGTGGGCCCACACGCCGAAGGAGAGCACCCCGATTGCCATCGTCGAATAGACGACGAACTTGTAGCCGAACAGCTTGCGGCCGGCGAACTTCGGCAAGACGAGGCTGATCAGCCCGAACGGCGGCAGAACGAGGATGTACACTTCGGGATGGCCGAAGAACCAAAACAGGTGTTGATAGAGGATGTAGCCCCCGTGTTCGATCGCGAAAAACGACGTCCCGATGTTTCGATCCAGCAACAGCATGACGAGCACGGCGCCAAGCAGCGGGAACGCAAAGAGGATCAATCCCGCCTGAACGAGCAGCGTCCACGAGAGGATGTCGAGCCGTTCCCAGGTGACGTCCGGCGAGCGCTCGGCGAAGATCGTCGCGATGAAGTTGATCGCGGCGATGGTCGTACTGATCCCCGAGAGGTGCAACCCGAGCAACGCCATGTCG
Protein-coding sequences here:
- a CDS encoding HAH_0734 family protein, with translation MKRLIIHGDPGVRKDGIINYDGQEMVLFSISRNGDWHGPEQPQLWCVIGTEDERMDFEKRNYVPHFLDVETIDAEAVDIVQKRGTPSV
- a CDS encoding methylglyoxal synthase, encoding MTRIALIAHDEKKPDLIEFVRQHEKRLGECDLIGTGTTGKRITEETSLSVERMASGPLGGDMMIGAEVAKEALDGVIFLRDPLRAQPHEPDITALLRICDVHDTPLATNLASAACLIEGI
- a CDS encoding type 1 glutamine amidotransferase domain-containing protein — encoded protein: MARALFVVSEEGYWGEECIEPLTTLSDAGVEVTVATPSGAPPVIDETSLDPETVGEETADWVRDVHESDERLNDPEPLAAVEADEYDAAVFPGGHGTVWDVNQDRDARRILAETVEAGNKALVVCHAVGILAFTRGSDGSFLVEDRDVTGFPNEWEEDTVEEHDVMPDGRKLPYWVEEEVLASGGNWDAELDAETSVTVDGDLLTARGPESSAEAARTLLEELGIERPA
- a CDS encoding DUF6789 family protein, translating into MNRFLRAISAGLAATTVMSLVFLFSQVQTRQQLGAPEAIARFAGVPEHHIIGFAIFAAAGVLLWPVVFVFARDLLANLPGGRDAVGQGLLFGLLLWVLFLILGTGELTWPFVILYLFFTLIGHLVYGFTLGFGYERLA
- a CDS encoding cbb3-type cytochrome c oxidase subunit I; its protein translation is MYTELLGGALLGVVLLVACLWSARRLRGSTAGIADEGDRSVSELQPDGGVATGYGFVTSKPTGVVRWLTTVDHRDIGLLYLTFGVFMFLWGGTDALMARTELLTPNAEVFGIQTYNELFTTHGLTMLFLFATPILFGIANYFLPIMIGADDMAFPRINAIGFWLLPPAAVLIRFGIISDSLATVLAPIAPALSTLLMGFEPIDVGWTLYPPLSTLTANPQTDMALLGLHLSGISTTIAAINFIATIFAERSPDVTWERLDILSWTLLVQAGLILFAFPLLGAVLVMLLLDRNIGTSFFAIEHGGYILYQHLFWFFGHPEVYILVLPPFGLISLVLPKFAGRKLFGYKFVVYSTMAIGVLSFGVWAHHMFSTGIDPQLRGAFMAVTIAIAVPTAVKVFNWITTLWTGDIRLEAPMLFCIGGISTLIFGGVTGVFLGSIPVDLLYHGTYYVVGHFHFFITGTIPFAVFAAVYYWFPLMSRRMYDKRLAAAHFWLSFIGVNLLSFGMLLLGMLGLPRRSASYPAEFLPLQITASIGAALIALGQVIWLYNMIQSYRAGRIVMDADVWGLKEHGQFTKEWEWFENRLEQVQTTGDQPHEGRD